The following is a genomic window from Pyxidicoccus trucidator.
GCTTGCGCCGGGCGGCCTTCGCCTCGGGCGCGTCGGGCGCCGAAGGCGTGGCGCCGGAGGGGACGTGGCCGGGGACGGGCAGGGCGTCGGCGTCCAGCGTCTGCTCCAGGCGCGGGTCGACGCGCAGGTGCGGCAGGCCCCGGCTGCCGATGACGAGCTGCCGGACGACGTTGCGCAGCTGGCGCACGTTGCCGGGCCACGCGTAGCGCACCAGCCGCACGGCCAGGGAGGCGGGCACCCACGGCTCCGCGCGCGGGTCCGCGGGCGCCAGCGGCCCGGACTCGCCGGTGACCTCCACCTCCTGGCGGGCGAAGTGGAGGAAGAGCGGGCCAATGTCCTCGCGGCGCGAGCGCAGCGGCGGCACATGGATTTCGTACCCGGCCAGCCGGTGCAGCAGCGGCGCCTTGAAGAGCCGCTCTTCGATGCGCGCCTCCAGGTCGGAGTCGGTGGCGGACACCAGACGCACGTCGACGGGCACCGGGGTGTGGCCTCCCACGGGGTAGACCTCGCCCGTCTCCAGCACGCGCAGCAGCGCGGCCTGCACCTCGGGCGGGGCCTCGCCCACCTCGTCGAGGAAGAGGGTGCCTCCGTGCGCGGCGCGGAAGAAGCCCTCGCGGTCCTTGGTGGCGCCGGTGTACGCACCTCGCTGCGCGCCGAACAGCTCGGCGGAGACCAGCTCCTTGGCGAGCGCACCCAGGTTGACGCTGACGAAGGGGCCGGCGCGGCGGGGCCCGTGGTCATGGATGGCGCGCGCCACCAGCTCCTTGCCCGTGCCCGTCTCACCCCGGATGAGCACGGGGACGTTCAGGTCCGTCACGCGAGCGATGTTCTCTCGCAGCTGGCGGATGCCCTCGCCCTGTCCGACGATGCCCAGGTCCTTCGTCACGGGCTCGCGGTGCGTCGAGGCCAGGTGCAGCAGCAGCACCACGCGGTCGGCGAGCACCAGCGGCACGCCCGCGGCCAGCTCCTCGGGGGTGAACTCGCGGACGCCCTGCACGGGCGTGTCCGCCACCCATACCCGCGTCCCGTTCTCCGGCACCCGCAGCCGCAGGTGGCCGCGCGCTCCCGGCTCGAGGTGGATGGGCGTGCGGCTGATGAACGGGTCTCCCAGGGCCTCCGTCACCAGTCCGCCCGGCCGGGAGAACTCTGGCGTGTTCCGCGCCAGGGACACCGGCCGGCCGGAGGTGGCCAGCGTGTCCAGCAGCAGCAGCTCGCCGATGCGCCGTGCCTGCGGGTGGGACATGACTGTCAGCGCCGGCACCACGCGCGGGGCGGGGGTCTCCCGGCCATGCGAGTGCTCCGCGGTCTGCGACAGGTCGTCGGAGGTCTTCTGCTGCATGGGAGTGTCCGAGGCGCCGCCTTCGTCAGGAGTGGGGTCCCCGCCCTACCGGATCTCAGCCGCGAGGGGGGAAGAGTGTGACAACAGCCATTTCGAGACCTGGGCGTGCTTCCGCTCCTG
Proteins encoded in this region:
- a CDS encoding sigma-54-dependent transcriptional regulator translates to MQQKTSDDLSQTAEHSHGRETPAPRVVPALTVMSHPQARRIGELLLLDTLATSGRPVSLARNTPEFSRPGGLVTEALGDPFISRTPIHLEPGARGHLRLRVPENGTRVWVADTPVQGVREFTPEELAAGVPLVLADRVVLLLHLASTHREPVTKDLGIVGQGEGIRQLRENIARVTDLNVPVLIRGETGTGKELVARAIHDHGPRRAGPFVSVNLGALAKELVSAELFGAQRGAYTGATKDREGFFRAAHGGTLFLDEVGEAPPEVQAALLRVLETGEVYPVGGHTPVPVDVRLVSATDSDLEARIEERLFKAPLLHRLAGYEIHVPPLRSRREDIGPLFLHFARQEVEVTGESGPLAPADPRAEPWVPASLAVRLVRYAWPGNVRQLRNVVRQLVIGSRGLPHLRVDPRLEQTLDADALPVPGHVPSGATPSAPDAPEAKAARRKPSEVSEQELLEALRACSWDLKATADWLGIPRPSVYVLIDKSSLLRTARDLSPEEITRCFHECEGDLDRMVQRLEVSKRALQRRLRELGLGST